The following are encoded in a window of Saccharothrix longispora genomic DNA:
- a CDS encoding acyl carrier protein yields MSNEDIQKGLAEIVEEVAGVEAADVSADKSFVDDLDIDSLSMVEIAVQAEDKFGVKIPDDELANLKTVGDAVNYIASHA; encoded by the coding sequence GTGAGCAACGAGGACATCCAGAAGGGGCTCGCCGAGATCGTCGAGGAGGTCGCCGGCGTCGAGGCGGCCGACGTGTCGGCCGACAAGTCCTTTGTGGACGACCTGGACATCGACTCGCTGTCCATGGTGGAGATCGCGGTGCAGGCCGAGGACAAGTTCGGCGTGAAGATCCCGGACGACGAGCTGGCCAACCTCAAGACCGTGGGCGATGCGGTCAACTACATCGCCAGCCACGCATGA
- a CDS encoding beta-ketoacyl-ACP synthase III yields the protein MRTFSLPTGPVGTRIVGLGSYQPDTVVSNHDLAQRMDTSDEWIRDRVGIANRRVAKPDEKLTDMAVEAGAKAVADAGLAPSDIGAVVVATCTMPSQIPNAAAQVADRIGVKAAPAFDLNAACAGFCYALGTASDLVRAGTAANVLVIGAEKLTDWVDPNDRSTAIIFADGAGAAVVGPSDEPGIGPVSWGSAGDLVDMIQVADRESSIFQEGQSVFRWATTQIAPIALRAIEAAGLEPSDIDVFVPHQANLRIVEAIAKRLRAKGAREDLVVARDIVDSGNTSSASIPLALDHMRAAGEVRSGDVALLVGFGAGLSYAGQVVRLP from the coding sequence GTGAGGACGTTCTCCCTCCCCACCGGCCCCGTCGGCACCCGCATCGTCGGCCTGGGCAGCTACCAGCCGGACACCGTGGTCAGCAACCACGACCTGGCGCAGCGCATGGACACCTCCGACGAGTGGATCCGCGACCGCGTCGGCATCGCCAACCGCCGGGTGGCCAAGCCCGACGAGAAGCTCACCGACATGGCGGTCGAGGCCGGCGCCAAGGCCGTCGCGGACGCCGGGCTCGCCCCGTCCGACATCGGCGCGGTCGTCGTCGCCACCTGCACCATGCCGTCCCAGATCCCGAACGCGGCGGCGCAGGTCGCCGACCGGATCGGCGTCAAGGCCGCGCCCGCGTTCGACCTGAACGCCGCGTGCGCCGGCTTCTGCTACGCCCTGGGCACCGCCTCGGACCTGGTCCGGGCGGGCACCGCGGCGAACGTGCTCGTGATCGGCGCGGAGAAGCTGACCGACTGGGTGGACCCGAACGACCGGTCCACCGCGATCATCTTCGCCGACGGCGCGGGCGCGGCCGTGGTCGGGCCGTCCGACGAGCCGGGCATCGGCCCGGTGTCGTGGGGCAGCGCGGGCGACCTGGTGGACATGATCCAGGTCGCCGACCGCGAGTCGTCCATCTTCCAGGAGGGCCAGTCGGTCTTCCGCTGGGCGACCACGCAGATCGCGCCGATCGCGCTGCGGGCGATCGAGGCCGCGGGGCTGGAGCCGTCGGACATCGACGTCTTCGTGCCGCATCAGGCGAACCTGCGGATCGTCGAGGCCATCGCGAAGCGGTTGCGCGCCAAGGGTGCGCGCGAGGACCTCGTGGTGGCCCGTGACATCGTGGACTCCGGCAACACGTCGTCGGCGTCGATCCCCCTCGCGCTGGACCACATGCGCGCGGCGGGTGAGGTGCGCAGCGGTGACGTGGCGCTGCTCGTCGGCTTCGGGGCCGGCCTGTCCTACGCCGGACAGGTCGTCCGGCTGCCGTGA
- a CDS encoding ACP S-malonyltransferase, producing MIALLAPGQGSQAPGMLTPWLDVDGARERVAAWSAVTGLDLERLGTTADADEIKDTAVTQPLVVALALLAYEELRRRVELPADTVIAGHSVGELAAAAVAGVLSTDDAVALAAVRGAEMAAACALTPTGMAAVLGGEEDEVLARLDELDLVGANRNGAGQIVAAGPLDALDALVEEPPGRAKVRRLPVAGAFHTRYMAPAEDALRARAAAITVADPALPLLSNADGAVLTDGAEVLGRLISQVTRPVRWDACQATLAGRAVTAVVELPPAGALTGLAKREMKGTPTLALKTPEQLDQVVELLAAAERGEAVAAK from the coding sequence GTGATCGCGCTTCTCGCCCCCGGACAGGGGTCCCAGGCACCCGGCATGCTCACCCCGTGGCTCGACGTCGACGGGGCCCGTGAGCGCGTCGCCGCGTGGTCCGCGGTGACCGGTCTGGACCTGGAGCGCCTGGGCACCACCGCCGACGCGGACGAGATCAAGGACACGGCGGTCACCCAGCCGCTCGTCGTGGCGCTGGCGCTGCTGGCCTACGAGGAGCTGCGCCGCCGGGTCGAGCTGCCCGCCGACACCGTCATCGCGGGCCACTCCGTCGGCGAGCTGGCCGCCGCGGCCGTCGCGGGCGTGCTGAGCACCGACGACGCCGTCGCGCTGGCCGCCGTGCGCGGCGCCGAGATGGCCGCCGCCTGCGCCCTGACGCCCACCGGCATGGCAGCGGTGCTCGGCGGCGAGGAGGACGAGGTGCTGGCCCGGCTCGACGAGCTGGACCTGGTCGGCGCGAACCGCAACGGCGCCGGCCAGATCGTGGCCGCCGGCCCCCTCGACGCCCTCGACGCCCTCGTCGAGGAACCGCCCGGTCGGGCGAAGGTCCGCCGCCTCCCGGTGGCGGGCGCGTTCCACACCCGGTACATGGCGCCCGCGGAGGACGCGCTGCGCGCCCGGGCAGCGGCCATCACCGTCGCCGACCCGGCGCTGCCGCTGCTGTCCAACGCCGACGGGGCCGTGCTGACCGACGGCGCCGAGGTGTTGGGCCGACTGATCTCCCAGGTGACCCGCCCGGTGCGGTGGGACGCCTGCCAGGCAACCCTCGCCGGTCGCGCGGTGACGGCGGTGGTGGAACTGCCACCGGCGGGCGCGTTGACCGGCCTGGCCAAGCGCGAGATGAAGGGCACCCCCACGTTGGCCCTCAAGACCCCCGAACAGCTCGACCAGGTCGTGGAACTGCTCGCCGCCGCCGAGCGGGGCGAGGCGGTGGCGGCCAAGTGA
- a CDS encoding PucR family transcriptional regulator, giving the protein MSSSTALSRATLRTLSRASGDLATASVAEMEERLPWFRRMPADQRAGVLLLIQNGVAGFVSWLDDPQQAIRLTAEAFRAAPKDISRWVSLRQTVELVRIALELFERQLPRLAGSDAERALLSEGVLRYGREIAFSAATSYAAAAEARGAWDARLEALVVDGIVRGDAEESLLSRATALGWDPAAEATVLVGNPPSDDPPAVVFEVRSRAARIGRPVLLSVQGSRLVVVLGGDTERGDALARMADAFGDGPVVAGPTVTSLADAHRSASDALSGLRAVVGWPAAPRPVRSLDLLPERALAGDPEAEWQLVDRVARPLEEASGALLETVDAFLEVGGVLEACARKLFVHPNTVRYRLRRAAELTGRNATDPRDALVLRIALSVGRLARARGLW; this is encoded by the coding sequence ATGAGCAGTTCCACCGCGCTGTCGCGGGCCACCCTGCGGACGCTGAGCCGGGCGTCGGGCGACCTGGCCACGGCGAGCGTCGCCGAGATGGAGGAGCGCCTGCCGTGGTTCCGGCGGATGCCGGCCGACCAGCGCGCGGGCGTGCTGCTGCTGATCCAGAACGGCGTGGCCGGGTTCGTGTCGTGGCTGGACGACCCGCAGCAGGCGATCCGGCTGACGGCCGAGGCGTTCCGGGCCGCGCCGAAGGACATCTCGCGGTGGGTGAGCCTGCGGCAGACCGTCGAACTGGTGCGCATCGCGCTGGAGCTGTTCGAGCGGCAGCTGCCGAGGCTGGCCGGGAGCGACGCCGAGCGCGCCCTGCTCAGCGAGGGCGTGCTGCGCTACGGGCGGGAGATCGCGTTCTCCGCGGCCACCTCGTACGCGGCGGCGGCGGAGGCGCGGGGCGCGTGGGACGCCCGGCTGGAGGCCCTGGTCGTGGACGGCATCGTGCGCGGCGACGCCGAGGAGTCGCTGCTCTCGCGGGCCACCGCGCTGGGCTGGGACCCGGCGGCGGAGGCGACCGTGCTGGTGGGCAACCCACCGTCGGACGACCCGCCCGCGGTGGTCTTCGAGGTCCGCAGCCGGGCCGCGCGGATCGGGCGCCCGGTGCTGCTCAGCGTGCAGGGCTCGCGGCTGGTGGTGGTGCTGGGCGGGGACACCGAGCGGGGCGACGCGCTCGCCCGCATGGCCGACGCGTTCGGCGACGGCCCGGTGGTCGCGGGGCCGACGGTGACCAGCCTCGCCGACGCCCACCGCAGCGCGAGCGACGCGCTGTCCGGGCTGCGGGCGGTGGTCGGCTGGCCGGCCGCGCCCCGGCCGGTGCGGTCGCTGGACCTGCTGCCGGAGCGGGCCCTGGCGGGCGACCCGGAGGCCGAGTGGCAACTGGTCGACCGGGTGGCGCGGCCGCTGGAGGAGGCGAGCGGGGCGCTGCTGGAGACCGTGGACGCCTTCCTCGAAGTGGGCGGCGTGCTGGAGGCGTGCGCGCGGAAGCTGTTCGTCCACCCGAACACGGTGCGTTACCGGTTGCGGCGCGCGGCCGAGCTGACGGGGCGCAACGCCACCGACCCCCGTGACGCCCTGGTACTGCGCATCGCCCTGTCCGTGGGGCGCCTGGCCCGCGCCCGCGGGTTGTGGTGA
- a CDS encoding alpha/beta fold hydrolase, whose protein sequence is MRRYLSVGVVVAVVLATGVVPSFGAPSPPAEPPGSANPDPLAEFHAQRPTWKPCKQTLECAEVVLPLDYLRPTGERISMVISRSKATDPARRRGVLVVNPGGPGGSGLSMPAYLAKTEAARAYDIIGFDPRGVGRSTALNCRTVPAIASADTRPQDDEFPKWAAEARAAEDACREAAGGIRPFVNTPNTARDIDVVRAALGEEKINYLGYSYGTYLGAVYGTLFPQRLDRSVLDSAVHPEWIWREQFRAQAIALRRNVEAWAGWVAGHHARYGLGATTEEVLVTLEGVAEDLAAKPAGVQARTDFDAAMGVGARYRPLWAETADSVARLRAGEPAEATAPMARSAERDLVSGVFTTVICEADWPTDLDTYYEDMRVFRDRYPYGFGIVRAAPMNCTFRSFTPPEGPIRLRRDGYPVGVVVQAEGDTQTQYESGPAMAERLRHNLVTVVDEGRHGIYGTGNACVNRAVDRYLLDGLLPPSSSTCPGEARPDPAAAASPQHVQTYLDELALGPVRL, encoded by the coding sequence GTGCGCAGGTACCTGTCAGTCGGAGTGGTGGTCGCCGTGGTGCTGGCGACGGGCGTGGTCCCGTCGTTCGGGGCACCCTCCCCGCCGGCGGAGCCGCCGGGCTCGGCGAACCCCGACCCGCTGGCCGAGTTCCACGCGCAGCGGCCGACGTGGAAGCCGTGCAAGCAGACCCTGGAGTGCGCCGAGGTCGTGCTGCCGCTCGACTACCTCCGGCCGACGGGCGAGCGGATCTCGATGGTGATCAGCCGCAGCAAGGCGACGGACCCCGCCCGGCGGCGCGGTGTGCTCGTGGTCAACCCCGGCGGACCCGGCGGCTCCGGGCTGTCCATGCCCGCGTACCTGGCCAAGACCGAGGCTGCGCGCGCCTACGACATCATCGGCTTCGACCCGCGCGGCGTGGGCCGCTCGACGGCGCTGAACTGCCGCACCGTCCCGGCGATCGCCTCGGCCGACACCCGTCCGCAGGACGACGAGTTCCCCAAGTGGGCGGCCGAGGCACGGGCCGCCGAGGACGCGTGCCGCGAGGCCGCGGGCGGCATCCGGCCCTTCGTCAACACCCCGAACACGGCCCGCGACATCGACGTCGTCCGCGCCGCGCTGGGCGAGGAGAAGATCAACTACCTGGGGTACTCCTACGGCACCTACCTGGGCGCGGTCTACGGCACGCTGTTCCCGCAGCGGCTCGACCGCAGCGTGCTCGACTCGGCGGTGCACCCGGAGTGGATCTGGCGCGAGCAGTTCCGCGCCCAGGCCATCGCCCTGCGCCGCAACGTCGAGGCGTGGGCGGGCTGGGTGGCCGGGCACCACGCCCGCTACGGGCTCGGCGCGACGACGGAGGAGGTGCTCGTCACGCTGGAGGGCGTGGCGGAGGACCTCGCGGCCAAGCCGGCGGGCGTGCAGGCGCGCACCGACTTCGACGCCGCCATGGGCGTCGGCGCCCGCTACCGTCCACTGTGGGCGGAGACGGCCGACTCCGTCGCGCGGCTCAGGGCGGGCGAGCCGGCGGAGGCGACCGCGCCGATGGCCCGCAGCGCCGAGCGAGACCTGGTCTCGGGCGTGTTCACCACGGTGATCTGCGAGGCCGACTGGCCCACCGACCTGGACACCTACTACGAGGACATGCGCGTCTTCCGCGACCGCTACCCGTACGGCTTCGGCATCGTGCGCGCCGCCCCGATGAACTGCACGTTCCGCAGCTTCACCCCACCGGAGGGGCCGATCCGGCTCCGCCGCGACGGCTACCCGGTCGGCGTGGTCGTGCAGGCCGAGGGCGACACGCAGACCCAGTACGAGAGCGGCCCCGCGATGGCCGAGCGCCTGCGCCACAACCTGGTCACCGTGGTCGACGAAGGCAGGCACGGCATCTACGGCACCGGCAACGCCTGCGTGAACCGGGCCGTCGACCGCTACCTGCTGGACGGCCTGCTGCCGCCGAGCAGCTCCACCTGTCCGGGTGAAGCGAGGCCCGACCCGGCCGCGGCCGCGTCGCCGCAGCACGTCCAGACCTACCTCGACGAGCTGGCGCTGGGACCCGTGCGGCTCTAG
- a CDS encoding mechanosensitive ion channel family protein, whose translation MGTRITDGLGQAWAVVATFVPKLLGFLLVLLIGWLIAKALAKAVGFLLQKAGFDRLVERSGLGGAMKQSPIDASNLIVKLVYYFVLLIALQLAFGVFGTGNAVSVLLNDVIAYLPRIVVAIVLVLVAAAVGKALRGLVTGALGARSYTRMLGTITYGFVVALGVIAALNQLGIAVSVTMPVLIAVLATVAGVIVVGVGGGLVRPMQQRWEGWLQRAQEEASAPQPRRSQEPVTAAARAARHSSTDAPTPPAGMPAPGDR comes from the coding sequence ATGGGCACACGGATCACCGACGGTCTCGGGCAGGCGTGGGCGGTGGTGGCCACGTTCGTGCCGAAGCTCCTGGGCTTCCTGCTCGTGCTGCTCATCGGGTGGCTGATCGCCAAGGCGCTGGCCAAGGCGGTCGGCTTCCTGCTCCAGAAGGCCGGGTTCGACCGGCTGGTCGAGCGCTCCGGCCTCGGCGGCGCGATGAAGCAGTCCCCGATCGACGCCTCGAACCTCATCGTGAAGCTCGTCTACTACTTCGTGCTGCTGATCGCGCTCCAGCTGGCGTTCGGCGTGTTCGGCACCGGCAACGCGGTCAGCGTGCTGCTCAACGACGTCATCGCCTACCTGCCGCGGATCGTCGTGGCGATCGTGCTGGTGCTCGTGGCCGCCGCCGTCGGGAAGGCGCTGCGCGGGCTCGTCACCGGTGCCCTGGGCGCCCGCTCGTACACGCGGATGCTGGGCACGATCACCTACGGCTTCGTCGTCGCGCTCGGCGTGATCGCGGCGCTCAACCAGCTCGGCATCGCGGTGTCGGTGACCATGCCGGTGCTGATCGCCGTCCTGGCCACGGTGGCCGGCGTCATCGTGGTCGGCGTCGGCGGCGGTCTGGTCCGCCCGATGCAGCAGCGCTGGGAGGGCTGGCTCCAGCGGGCGCAGGAGGAGGCCTCGGCGCCCCAGCCGCGCCGCTCGCAGGAACCGGTGACCGCCGCGGCCCGGGCCGCCCGCCACAGCTCGACGGACGCGCCGACGCCGCCCGCGGGGATGCCCGCGCCCGGCGACCGCTAG
- a CDS encoding phytase, giving the protein MRILLTVALVPVLVTAAPGPAAASGTPPVVVPVAQTRAFVDDPSGTPANADADDPAVWAHPRSPHRSVVLGTLKEGGLAAFDLAGRALGTYPAPAAPSPGAAPGRFNNVDVLGGARVGGRERSLAFVSDRGRDRVRVYEVDPRGAAAGAGAVRDVTDPAARPVFSATEAEVDGQRTAYGLAAGSVGGTPVVVVSRRSTTRLALLRVAPAGGDRVGTSVASTVDLPSSFPLPDGTTWTPCGDPGEGPQLEGMVVDSRHGVLYAAQEDVGIWRIALGASGFGTPVLVDRVRSFGVPRTYDPGTDECVVSGPDPGFGGRHLEADAEGLTVADGYLVASSQGDSRFVAYERTGRNRYAGEFVVGRGRGVDSVEHSDGAHVVTGNFGPRYPEGLLVVHDGERTPAAGDLPTTGFAYVSWADVLDELD; this is encoded by the coding sequence ATGCGAATCCTGCTCACGGTCGCCCTGGTGCCGGTGCTGGTCACCGCCGCGCCGGGTCCCGCCGCCGCATCCGGGACTCCCCCCGTCGTCGTGCCGGTCGCCCAGACCCGGGCGTTCGTCGACGACCCGTCCGGGACGCCCGCGAACGCCGACGCCGACGACCCCGCCGTCTGGGCGCACCCGCGCTCGCCCCACCGGAGCGTCGTGCTCGGCACCCTCAAGGAGGGCGGGCTGGCCGCGTTCGACCTCGCCGGCCGCGCGCTGGGCACCTACCCCGCGCCGGCCGCGCCGTCGCCGGGCGCCGCGCCCGGCCGGTTCAACAACGTCGACGTGCTCGGCGGCGCGCGGGTCGGCGGCCGGGAGCGGTCACTGGCGTTCGTCAGCGACCGGGGCCGCGACCGGGTGCGGGTCTACGAGGTGGACCCGCGCGGCGCGGCGGCGGGCGCGGGCGCGGTCCGGGACGTGACCGACCCGGCGGCGCGGCCGGTGTTCTCCGCGACCGAGGCCGAGGTGGACGGGCAGCGCACCGCCTACGGCCTGGCCGCCGGGTCGGTCGGCGGCACGCCGGTCGTCGTCGTCAGCCGGCGGAGCACGACCCGGCTGGCGCTGCTGCGGGTGGCCCCCGCGGGCGGCGACCGGGTGGGCACGTCCGTCGCGTCCACCGTGGACCTGCCGTCGTCGTTCCCGCTGCCCGACGGCACCACGTGGACGCCGTGCGGCGACCCCGGCGAAGGTCCGCAACTGGAGGGCATGGTCGTCGACTCGCGGCACGGCGTGCTGTACGCGGCGCAGGAGGACGTGGGCATCTGGCGCATCGCGCTGGGCGCATCGGGCTTCGGCACGCCGGTGCTGGTCGACCGGGTCCGCTCGTTCGGCGTGCCGCGGACCTACGACCCGGGGACCGACGAGTGCGTCGTCTCCGGCCCGGACCCCGGCTTCGGCGGGCGGCACCTGGAGGCCGACGCGGAGGGCCTGACCGTGGCCGACGGCTACCTGGTCGCCTCCAGCCAGGGCGACTCGCGGTTCGTGGCCTACGAGCGGACCGGGCGCAACCGGTACGCCGGCGAGTTCGTCGTCGGGCGCGGCCGGGGCGTCGACTCGGTGGAGCACTCCGACGGGGCGCACGTGGTGACCGGGAACTTCGGGCCGCGCTACCCCGAGGGGCTGCTCGTCGTGCACGACGGGGAGCGCACGCCCGCCGCCGGCGACCTGCCGACCACCGGCTTCGCCTACGTCAGCTGGGCCGACGTGCTGGACGAGCTGGACTGA
- the pnuC gene encoding nicotinamide riboside transporter PnuC — MHVLLEQGFTLFGQKVSWAEFAGQVFALVVVYLAQRRTIWTWPVQLVSVSLLFVVYLSAHLGGTAARQVVIGLITLYGWWAWSRRRDPVFGVVVREGTTRERIAVVVAFVVGTTAFALVLDALDASWAPWPDAAIFVGTVLAFSLQGLGMVEFWLVWLVVDAIGVPLQLGSGLYFSAFVYTIFAVLVVRGWLDWKRAAQRTAARAVETA; from the coding sequence GTGCACGTCTTGTTGGAGCAGGGCTTCACGCTGTTCGGCCAGAAGGTCTCCTGGGCCGAGTTCGCCGGCCAGGTGTTCGCCCTGGTCGTGGTCTACCTGGCCCAGCGCCGCACCATCTGGACCTGGCCCGTGCAGCTGGTCTCGGTCTCCCTGCTGTTCGTGGTCTACCTGTCCGCCCACCTCGGCGGCACGGCCGCGCGGCAGGTCGTCATCGGGCTGATCACCCTCTACGGCTGGTGGGCGTGGAGCCGCCGCCGCGACCCCGTGTTCGGCGTCGTCGTCCGCGAGGGTACGACCCGCGAGCGGATCGCCGTGGTCGTCGCGTTCGTCGTCGGCACGACCGCGTTCGCGCTGGTCCTCGACGCCCTGGACGCGAGCTGGGCACCGTGGCCGGACGCCGCGATCTTCGTCGGCACCGTGCTCGCCTTCAGCCTCCAGGGCCTCGGCATGGTCGAGTTCTGGCTGGTCTGGCTCGTGGTGGACGCGATCGGCGTGCCGCTCCAGCTCGGCTCGGGCCTGTACTTCAGCGCCTTCGTCTACACGATCTTCGCCGTCCTCGTCGTCCGCGGCTGGCTCGACTGGAAGCGCGCCGCCCAGCGCACCGCGGCCCGCGCCGTGGAGACCGCCTAG